In the Candidatus Cloacimonas acidaminovorans str. Evry genome, one interval contains:
- a CDS encoding MFS transporter — MSEINNKRERKNIFRKLIHFFALNSSMLGMLIMVILVGMGEKMAERFLPLYLIAMGGSSIVIGLLNGMDNLLSALYSFPGGWLADRIGYKKALKIFNLMAMLGYLIVVIFPSWIAVLVGAVFFISWTAISLPATMSLINSVVPANRRSMGISLNSIVKRIPMSLGPILGGALILHYGRIQGVRYAFIVAFILAGVALFIQDKFIQEQSPEAKTERKKGRGLFSANLRNLLVSDILVRFCEQIPYAFVVVWVVENNHINELQFGILTTIEMVTAMLIYIPVAYLADRSTRKPYVAITFVNFTIFPLVLLFSHSFPAMVIAFIIRGLKEFGEPTRKALIMDLAPEDAKAYTFGVYYLIRDVIVAFAAFGGAFLWQKSPQLNFLTASAFGLLGTLYFIFRVKPQKQF, encoded by the coding sequence ATGTCCGAAATTAATAATAAGCGAGAAAGAAAAAACATATTCCGGAAACTAATTCATTTTTTCGCTCTCAACAGCAGTATGCTGGGAATGTTGATTATGGTTATTCTTGTAGGGATGGGCGAGAAAATGGCGGAACGCTTTTTGCCTTTGTATCTTATCGCTATGGGTGGAAGTTCTATAGTTATTGGTCTCTTAAATGGAATGGACAATCTCTTAAGTGCTTTATATTCTTTTCCAGGAGGTTGGTTAGCGGATAGAATAGGTTACAAGAAAGCATTAAAGATTTTTAACTTAATGGCTATGTTGGGCTATTTAATCGTGGTCATTTTTCCTTCCTGGATAGCAGTTTTAGTGGGGGCTGTATTTTTTATTTCTTGGACAGCTATTTCTTTACCGGCAACGATGAGTTTGATTAATTCCGTAGTTCCTGCCAACAGACGCTCTATGGGAATTTCTCTGAATTCTATTGTAAAGCGGATTCCGATGTCTTTAGGTCCGATTTTAGGTGGTGCCTTAATTTTACATTACGGGCGCATCCAGGGCGTGCGTTATGCCTTTATAGTAGCTTTTATTTTAGCAGGAGTGGCTTTATTTATTCAGGATAAATTTATTCAAGAGCAATCTCCGGAAGCGAAAACCGAAAGAAAAAAAGGGAGGGGTCTTTTTTCTGCCAATTTGCGTAATTTACTTGTTTCCGATATCCTGGTGCGTTTTTGTGAACAGATTCCTTATGCCTTTGTAGTTGTTTGGGTAGTAGAAAATAATCATATTAACGAATTGCAGTTTGGTATTTTAACTACTATTGAAATGGTAACAGCAATGCTGATTTATATTCCGGTTGCTTATCTGGCAGATAGAAGCACTCGCAAACCTTATGTAGCAATTACTTTTGTTAATTTTACTATTTTTCCTTTGGTTCTTCTCTTCAGTCATAGTTTTCCTGCAATGGTAATTGCCTTTATTATTCGGGGCTTGAAAGAATTTGGAGAACCGACACGAAAGGCATTGATTATGGATTTGGCTCCGGAAGATGCTAAGGCATATACTTTTGGAGTTTACTATCTGATTCGGGATGTAATTGTTGCTTTTGCAGCATTTGGAGGAGCTTTCCTGTGGCAAAAAAGTCCGCAATTAAATTTCTTAACTGCTTCGGCTTTTGGTTTGCTGGGAACGCTGTATTTCATTTTTAGGGTTAAACCGCAGAAACAGTTTTAG
- the thiF gene encoding sulfur carrier protein ThiS adenylyltransferase ThiF: protein MISREEYFSKRDPSAFPLWQKATVGIAGAGGLGSNIAFSLARAGIGTLIIADYDIVTLENLNRQQYTIAQIGKLKVEALAENIQSFNPFINLVLHPVKITPANFNAIFGTADLLLEALDEAEQKEMLISCWTSNYPNKHLIVASGLAGYGKNESIHTEHYGFLHLVGDMKSELNAEISPVATRVAVVANMQANLALELLAETKGM from the coding sequence TTGATTTCCCGGGAAGAGTATTTTTCCAAGCGCGATCCTTCCGCCTTTCCTCTTTGGCAAAAAGCAACTGTAGGAATTGCCGGAGCGGGAGGTTTGGGTTCAAATATTGCCTTTTCCTTAGCCAGAGCCGGAATTGGTACTTTGATTATTGCCGATTACGACATTGTTACGCTGGAAAATCTTAATCGCCAGCAATATACTATAGCCCAAATTGGCAAATTGAAAGTGGAGGCATTAGCGGAAAATATTCAGTCCTTTAACCCCTTTATTAATCTTGTTTTGCATCCGGTAAAAATTACTCCTGCCAATTTTAACGCTATTTTTGGAACTGCAGACCTGCTTTTAGAGGCGTTAGATGAGGCAGAACAAAAAGAAATGCTAATTTCCTGCTGGACATCTAATTATCCGAATAAACATTTAATTGTGGCTTCAGGATTGGCTGGTTACGGTAAAAACGAAAGCATCCATACGGAACATTACGGTTTTTTACATCTTGTAGGCGATATGAAAAGTGAATTAAATGCGGAAATAAGCCCCGTTGCAACCCGTGTTGCCGTTGTAGCCAATATGCAGGCAAATTTGGCTTTGGAACTACTTGCGGAAACAAAAGGGATGTAA
- a CDS encoding molybdopterin-guanine dinucleotide biosynthesis protein MobB, with product MRALGIIGYHQTGKTTLATCLIRELTKKGYNVCSIKDIHSETYRSDTEGKNTFLHTQAGSKAVFAKGLYDSALLFPRPLNLKEMVSYLQADYLIIEGLQNAPVPKIVCAENTDQLEELIDDTSIGISGVISSKMKSFKGLPVFSLPDDLSVLISTIEEKCFDILPLAEPECCSACGKDCYTMAEDIIQGRAERSDCVLAEQAELKLWVGDREIVIVPFVQKLLQDIVIAFVNNLKDIDPKGNIKLELKR from the coding sequence ATGAGGGCATTAGGAATTATTGGCTACCATCAAACCGGCAAAACAACTTTGGCAACCTGCCTGATAAGAGAACTGACAAAAAAAGGATATAATGTTTGCTCTATCAAAGATATACATAGTGAAACATATCGTTCCGACACTGAAGGTAAAAATACTTTTCTCCATACTCAGGCAGGAAGTAAAGCTGTTTTCGCTAAGGGCTTATATGACAGTGCCTTATTGTTTCCAAGACCGCTGAATTTAAAAGAAATGGTTTCCTACCTGCAAGCGGATTATCTAATTATTGAAGGTCTGCAAAATGCTCCTGTGCCTAAAATTGTCTGTGCGGAAAATACGGATCAACTGGAGGAATTGATTGATGACACCAGCATTGGAATTTCCGGGGTTATTTCTTCTAAAATGAAGAGTTTTAAGGGTTTACCAGTTTTTTCCTTACCGGATGATTTGTCTGTTTTAATAAGCACGATTGAAGAAAAATGCTTTGATATTTTGCCTTTAGCAGAGCCGGAATGCTGTTCTGCCTGTGGAAAGGACTGTTATACTATGGCTGAAGATATTATTCAGGGCAGAGCAGAAAGGAGTGATTGCGTTTTGGCTGAACAAGCAGAACTCAAACTTTGGGTGGGGGATAGGGAAATTGTGATTGTGCCTTTTGTGCAAAAATTATTACAGGATATCGTTATTGCTTTTGTGAATAACCTTAAAGATATAGACCCCAAAGGCAATATTAAGTTGGAGCTAAAGCGTTGA
- a CDS encoding amidohydrolase family protein, with amino-acid sequence MIIKPAISVISPDRMEQGIDLYLWGSPFEEIDLRKDCSNTIAYIPLINSHDHLISNWVPRAGNNRPYKNSHIWVEDMKESFAFQERDIFWHNNGSFRLEEPNSLILAKLGAYKSLFCGCSVVQDHSSNQVDAYYEAMPIVVPKNFRQCHSLTLGNWWGGETPEKEMELTKGKMPFIVHLGEGKDEITKGEFSQLKKMGLLRANTLIIHGIALTAEEISEVANVGASLCWCPSSNFFLIGETLKIDEVLKHKANICIGTDSTMSGGVNLIAEFLKIREHFPKIPTKEIYRMATVNAATALYLPQYFAFIIPNKCRNLLLVDKVERDPYENLFALEASTIQLLLVEGIPRFGDSEWMEILNLDENMYSTFRTGNKEKFVIGDPMELNDQIDEVLGYHKDFPYLPF; translated from the coding sequence ATGATAATTAAACCCGCAATCAGTGTTATCAGCCCTGACAGAATGGAGCAGGGAATTGATTTATATCTTTGGGGAAGTCCTTTTGAGGAAATAGACCTGCGCAAGGATTGTTCCAATACCATTGCCTATATTCCCTTAATTAATTCTCATGACCATTTAATCAGTAACTGGGTTCCCCGAGCAGGAAACAACCGTCCCTACAAAAATTCTCATATCTGGGTTGAAGATATGAAGGAATCCTTTGCCTTCCAGGAAAGGGATATTTTTTGGCATAATAACGGTAGTTTTCGTTTGGAAGAGCCCAATTCGCTTATTTTGGCTAAGCTGGGTGCCTATAAAAGCTTATTTTGCGGATGCAGTGTAGTTCAGGACCATTCATCCAATCAGGTGGATGCCTATTATGAAGCAATGCCAATTGTTGTGCCTAAAAATTTCCGTCAGTGTCATTCTTTAACTCTTGGTAACTGGTGGGGAGGTGAAACTCCGGAAAAAGAAATGGAATTAACTAAAGGGAAAATGCCTTTTATAGTTCACTTGGGTGAAGGAAAAGACGAAATTACAAAAGGGGAATTTTCCCAGCTGAAAAAAATGGGATTGTTGAGAGCAAATACTTTAATTATTCATGGCATTGCCTTAACTGCAGAAGAAATTAGTGAAGTAGCCAATGTTGGAGCTTCTCTTTGCTGGTGTCCTTCTTCCAATTTTTTCCTTATCGGAGAAACACTAAAGATTGATGAAGTTCTTAAGCATAAGGCAAATATATGTATTGGAACGGATTCCACTATGTCCGGAGGAGTGAATCTGATTGCTGAATTCCTTAAAATCAGGGAGCATTTTCCCAAAATTCCTACCAAAGAAATCTATCGGATGGCTACCGTTAATGCAGCAACAGCACTTTATCTGCCTCAATATTTTGCTTTTATTATTCCTAATAAATGCCGTAATTTATTGCTGGTGGATAAAGTTGAACGCGATCCCTATGAAAACCTTTTTGCCTTGGAAGCATCAACCATACAGCTTTTATTGGTAGAAGGAATACCCCGTTTCGGAGATAGTGAATGGATGGAAATTTTAAATTTAGATGAAAATATGTATAGCACCTTCCGCACTGGAAACAAGGAGAAATTCGTGATTGGTGACCCTATGGAATTGAATGATCAGATTGATGAGGTTTTGGGGTATCATAAGGATTTTCCGTATTTGCCTTTTTAG
- a CDS encoding electron transfer flavoprotein subunit alpha — translation MIEVLIEKCVGCGACLRACAYDAIKIEEKLAIIDSDKCVLCGACVSACPFDAILLRKAKTEAIDKSEYNGIWVFAEQREGVIAPVVFELLGKGRELADELGSELSAVLLGHNIEGLSSELIAFGADQVIEIDDPALKHFWDEGYAYALAELALKYKPSIILAGATVIGRSFIPRVAIRLHTGLTADCTGLSIDPETGDLLQTRPAFGGNIMATIKTANHRPQMATVRHKVMNPIPRDDTRSGIVIQEQINFDLDEERTTWLGFEKEKTGLINITEANIIVSGGRGLKEAKNFALIEELAEALGGAVGASRAAVDAEWIAYSHQVGQTGKTVKPLIYIAVGISGAIQHLAGMSSSDYIIAINKDPDAPIFKVADLGIVGDLFEIVPKLTKRIKEQRV, via the coding sequence ATGATTGAAGTGTTAATTGAAAAATGCGTCGGTTGCGGTGCCTGTTTGCGTGCCTGTGCTTATGATGCCATAAAAATTGAAGAAAAGCTTGCTATTATTGACAGTGATAAATGTGTTTTATGTGGTGCCTGCGTTTCAGCTTGTCCTTTTGATGCCATTTTATTACGGAAAGCCAAAACGGAAGCAATTGACAAAAGTGAATATAATGGAATTTGGGTTTTTGCCGAACAAAGAGAAGGCGTTATTGCTCCTGTAGTTTTTGAACTTTTAGGAAAGGGTCGTGAACTTGCCGATGAGCTTGGTTCAGAACTTTCGGCTGTTCTTTTAGGACATAATATTGAAGGTCTTTCTTCCGAGCTTATAGCTTTTGGAGCAGATCAGGTTATAGAAATTGATGATCCCGCATTAAAACATTTTTGGGATGAAGGTTATGCTTATGCTCTTGCCGAACTTGCTTTGAAGTATAAACCCTCTATTATTCTTGCCGGAGCAACTGTTATCGGAAGAAGTTTTATTCCTCGGGTGGCAATTCGTTTACATACTGGCTTAACTGCTGATTGTACAGGACTTTCCATTGATCCGGAAACAGGAGACTTATTACAAACCCGTCCTGCTTTCGGGGGCAATATTATGGCTACAATTAAAACAGCTAATCATCGTCCCCAAATGGCTACAGTGCGTCATAAAGTTATGAATCCCATTCCCAGAGATGATACTCGCAGTGGAATTGTAATTCAGGAACAGATAAATTTTGATTTGGATGAGGAAAGAACTACCTGGCTTGGTTTTGAAAAGGAAAAAACCGGTTTAATTAATATCACTGAAGCCAATATCATTGTCTCCGGTGGAAGGGGCTTGAAAGAAGCAAAGAATTTTGCTTTAATTGAAGAACTGGCTGAGGCATTAGGAGGAGCAGTTGGAGCTTCCAGAGCTGCAGTTGATGCAGAATGGATTGCTTATTCGCATCAGGTAGGACAGACAGGAAAGACAGTTAAACCCCTTATTTATATTGCAGTTGGAATAAGTGGTGCAATTCAGCACCTTGCAGGAATGTCCAGTTCCGATTATATTATCGCTATCAACAAAGATCCTGATGCTCCTATCTTCAAAGTTGCGGATTTAGGCATTGTAGGTGATCTTTTTGAAATTGTTCCCAAATTAACAAAAAGGATAAAAGAACAACGAGTATGA
- the ispF gene encoding 2-C-methyl-D-erythritol 2,4-cyclodiphosphate synthase: protein MFRCGFGYDVHCLVSDRELILGGVKIPYSKGLSGHSDADVLIHSIIDALLGALALGDIGTFYPDNDLAYKDIDSRILLRKTYTLITEKGWKLNNLDAVICCQEPKLQPFINAMRANLALDLHCAIEQISLKATTEEGLGISGKGEGISAFCQLLLVKD, encoded by the coding sequence ATGTTCCGATGCGGTTTTGGCTACGATGTTCATTGCCTTGTTTCCGATAGGGAACTTATTTTGGGAGGGGTAAAAATTCCTTATTCCAAGGGGCTTTCGGGTCATTCCGATGCCGATGTGTTAATTCACAGCATTATTGATGCTCTTTTAGGAGCTTTGGCTTTAGGGGATATCGGGACATTTTATCCCGATAACGATTTGGCTTATAAGGATATTGACTCCCGCATTTTACTGCGCAAAACATATACTTTAATCACGGAAAAGGGCTGGAAATTAAATAATTTGGATGCCGTTATCTGCTGTCAAGAACCAAAACTCCAACCCTTTATAAATGCAATGAGGGCTAATCTTGCCCTGGATTTACATTGTGCCATAGAGCAAATTTCCCTTAAAGCAACAACTGAAGAAGGACTTGGCATCAGTGGAAAAGGAGAAGGAATTAGCGCTTTTTGTCAATTACTGCTCGTAAAGGATTAA
- the thiS gene encoding sulfur carrier protein ThiS, with translation MADKPVFFVNGNKLPWKEGLVVADALKMMNYTFKMLVIKMNGELIKRENWQTTPIPENADIKVIHLISGG, from the coding sequence ATGGCTGATAAACCTGTTTTCTTTGTAAATGGGAATAAATTACCCTGGAAAGAAGGACTCGTTGTTGCAGATGCTTTGAAAATGATGAATTACACCTTCAAAATGCTGGTTATCAAAATGAACGGTGAACTTATCAAAAGAGAAAACTGGCAGACCACTCCCATTCCAGAAAATGCCGATATCAAAGTTATTCACCTTATTAGTGGTGGATAA
- a CDS encoding methyltransferase family protein → MPIQEEFEKSGAWIFKWRSYLPLLMFILGIGAILDLKNSQFIKYDTIIEVICFSISGCGIAIRVLTIGHTPSGTSGRNTKSQVADKLNTTGMYSLLRHPLYFGNFFIILGVVLFTRHIWVIITYPLIFTLYYERVIFAEEAFLRKKYGEEFVSWASKTPVYFPKFSHYKKPEFPFSWKKVIRNEYQTFFALICSLFAMEIISDLIIRQRFVFDPAWKIIFITSCFFYLIIRFINKKTNLLHTSGR, encoded by the coding sequence ATGCCCATTCAAGAAGAATTTGAAAAATCAGGGGCTTGGATATTCAAGTGGAGAAGTTATCTTCCACTTTTAATGTTTATTCTCGGTATTGGAGCTATTCTGGACTTAAAAAATAGCCAATTCATAAAATACGATACGATAATAGAAGTTATCTGCTTTTCTATAAGCGGTTGTGGCATCGCAATTAGAGTACTTACTATTGGTCATACCCCTTCCGGAACTTCCGGCAGAAATACTAAAAGTCAGGTTGCCGATAAATTAAATACTACTGGTATGTATTCTCTTCTCAGGCATCCCTTATATTTTGGTAATTTTTTCATTATTTTGGGGGTGGTGTTATTTACGAGGCATATTTGGGTTATCATAACTTATCCGCTCATTTTTACCCTTTATTATGAGCGGGTGATCTTTGCGGAAGAAGCTTTTCTCCGAAAGAAATACGGAGAGGAATTTGTATCTTGGGCAAGTAAAACACCTGTGTATTTCCCTAAATTCAGTCATTATAAAAAACCCGAATTTCCTTTTTCCTGGAAAAAAGTTATCCGCAATGAATATCAGACATTTTTTGCTCTCATCTGCTCACTTTTTGCTATGGAAATAATTAGTGATCTTATTATCAGACAAAGATTTGTCTTTGATCCTGCCTGGAAAATCATTTTTATTACGAGCTGTTTTTTTTATCTCATAATTAGGTTTATAAATAAAAAGACAAACCTCTTGCACACTTCCGGCAGATAA
- a CDS encoding 7-carboxy-7-deazaguanine synthase QueE: MEKHLNVTEIFYSLQGESAYSGYPCIFIRLSECNLRCVYCDTQYAFGKGKSMAISSIMEEVKKYPCSLTEITGGEPLLQEDVDALFEELHKSSYKILLETNGAISLEKVPDYVIKIVDVKTPGSGMVDAFLKDNLDYLNDKDELKFVLTDKNDYQFALSFLAQYKPKVNIIHFSPLTEVLEPKELAKWMLKDGIKAKLTLQLHKIIGIE, from the coding sequence ATGGAAAAACACTTGAATGTAACAGAGATTTTCTATTCTTTACAGGGAGAATCTGCCTACAGTGGCTATCCCTGTATTTTTATCCGTCTTTCCGAATGTAACTTACGCTGTGTTTACTGTGATACCCAATATGCTTTTGGCAAAGGAAAGTCAATGGCCATCAGTTCCATAATGGAAGAAGTGAAGAAATATCCTTGTTCTCTGACGGAAATTACTGGAGGAGAGCCATTACTACAGGAAGATGTGGATGCTTTGTTTGAGGAATTGCATAAGTCATCTTACAAAATTTTGCTGGAAACTAACGGAGCTATCTCTCTGGAAAAAGTTCCTGATTATGTAATTAAAATTGTAGATGTAAAAACCCCAGGCAGCGGAATGGTGGATGCTTTCTTAAAGGATAATTTAGATTATTTAAACGATAAAGATGAATTGAAATTTGTGCTAACCGATAAAAATGATTATCAATTTGCACTATCCTTTTTAGCCCAATATAAACCTAAAGTTAATATTATTCATTTTTCTCCCCTTACAGAAGTATTAGAGCCAAAAGAACTTGCAAAATGGATGCTAAAAGACGGGATAAAGGCAAAACTAACATTACAGCTGCATAAAATTATCGGAATAGAATAA
- a CDS encoding AI-2E family transporter, with the protein MDSAKELRWIRILLLIIALAVVAYILKTLKSIFIPLIFSIFLLFLFAPLINYLKKHKFPMVLILLITLVIIAVFLGLVILLIYAASNSLINGLPRYEDKFNALIAKGTEYLQNLATNWNINTENISIANIAQILSSGIISIPQFLSNTVNTLVSIIQNIFLIIFFLIFLLLEIDKLPLRLRKATSKLSKEQTLDILQNIEKQIQNYLTIRTLVNLSAALLCMLWMLIFGVDFILVCGILLFVLDFIPDVGSVISSAIPILIYLMQSGFSFLWLIFALLIVATQMLIGNIIEPKLQGVQLNLTPIMVLVSLIFWGWLWGIVGMLICVPLTSAINIILKQVAPNNFISTLISSE; encoded by the coding sequence ATGGATAGTGCAAAAGAGCTGCGCTGGATAAGAATATTATTGCTTATCATCGCTTTAGCCGTTGTGGCTTATATTCTTAAAACGCTTAAAAGTATCTTTATCCCCTTAATCTTTTCTATTTTTCTGCTTTTTCTTTTTGCTCCGCTTATTAACTATCTGAAGAAGCATAAATTTCCAATGGTCTTAATCTTGCTGATTACTTTAGTGATTATAGCTGTCTTTTTAGGGTTAGTAATATTGCTAATTTATGCTGCTTCCAATAGTTTAATCAATGGGTTGCCTCGTTATGAGGATAAATTTAATGCCCTAATAGCCAAAGGAACAGAATATCTTCAAAACCTTGCAACTAACTGGAATATCAATACGGAGAATATTTCCATTGCTAATATAGCACAAATTTTGAGCAGTGGAATTATTTCCATTCCTCAATTTCTCAGCAACACGGTGAACACTCTGGTAAGTATCATTCAGAATATATTTTTAATCATCTTTTTTCTTATCTTTTTGCTTTTGGAGATTGACAAATTGCCTTTGCGATTGAGAAAAGCCACCTCCAAATTAAGCAAAGAGCAGACATTGGATATCCTGCAAAACATAGAAAAACAAATTCAGAACTATTTAACTATCAGAACCTTAGTTAATTTATCTGCCGCACTTCTGTGTATGCTATGGATGCTTATTTTCGGAGTGGATTTTATTCTTGTCTGCGGAATTTTGCTTTTTGTCTTGGATTTTATTCCCGATGTAGGTTCAGTTATTTCTTCCGCAATTCCCATACTTATTTACCTGATGCAGAGTGGTTTCAGTTTTTTATGGTTAATATTTGCCCTATTGATTGTTGCCACTCAAATGCTGATTGGCAATATAATTGAGCCCAAGTTACAGGGTGTGCAGTTAAATCTAACTCCCATAATGGTATTGGTTTCTCTCATTTTTTGGGGTTGGCTTTGGGGAATTGTAGGAATGCTGATTTGTGTGCCATTGACTTCTGCTATCAATATTATTCTGAAACAGGTTGCACCGAATAATTTTATTTCCACTCTGATCAGCAGCGAATAA